The DNA segment gagcctgcaatgggtcacactgctgctattcctactgtatcacaagcagagcctgcaatggatcacactgctgctattcctactgtatcacaagcacaGCCTGCAATGGGTCACACTGCTGCtgttcctactgtatcacaagcagggcctgcaatgggtcacactgctgctattcctactgtatcacaagcagagcctgcaatgggtcacactgctgctattcctactgtatcacaagcagagcctgcaatggatcacactgctgctattcctactgtatcacaagcagagcctgcaatgggtcacactgctgctgttcctactgtatcacaacaGGGCCTGcactgcttgtgatacagtaggaatagcagcgtGAACACATCCCCCAGTGAAGGGGCTCGAGAGTGAACACATCCCCCAGTGAAGGGGCTCCAGGTCTCCCACAGCCCCCAGTGAAGGGGATCCAGTGTGAACACATCCCCCAGTGAAGGGGCTCCAGGGCTCTCACAGCCCCCAGTGAAGGGGCTCCAGTGTGAACACATCCCCAAGTGAAGGGGCTCCAGGGCTCTCACAGCCCCCAGTGAAGGGGCTCCAGGGCTCTCACAGCCCCCAGTGAAGGGGCTCCAGTGTGAACACATCCCCCAGTGAAGGGGTGCCAGTGTGAACACATCTCCCAGTGAAGGGGCTCAAGAGTGAACACATCCCCAGTGAAGAGGCTCAGGGGCTCTCACAGTCCCCAGTGAAGGGGCTCAGGGGCTCTCACAGTCCCCAGTGAAGGGGCTCAGGGGCTCTCACATCCCCAGTGAAGGGGCTCAAGAGTGAACACATCCCCCAGTGAAGAGGCTCAAGGGCTCTCAGAGCTTGTCTCAGTTCTGGTCTCGAGTTTGCAGTAATACCTCTTTCATGCAACATGTTATAATATGAAGACCTATTTGAATagatttatatttgaaaatagtCATTGATaggtgaaatggtagccgtattagtcccgAGATGATAGAACAagaggagatgtgataccttttattggactaactaaataataattattcacaagctttcaagaactCAAAGGTCTCTTAAGAAGACGAGACATTTGagttcttgaaagcttgtgaataattattatttagttagtccaataaaagggacCACATCTTCTTTTCTTTGTCTGTTTGAAAATAAGAACTTTATAAGACAGTTCAATAGTCAAATGTCCATCTCTCTTCAATGCACACAAACAGGTTCAGAATTTCATTCTTGTGTGCTTTGCTGCCACCTACTGGTGATGTCATTTTGTAATGTTAAATTTCAACTCATGTCAAAGAAACTGCTGTCAAAACTGTTGACAGTTTACTTATTCTAATCaaatttgtcatttattttattttacattctgaaaTTGATATCAGAGTTCTGATAGTACTATGATTATATTCTTCTAAgcataaagcttttttttgtatttcaccaAGAAAATATACTGGAGAAATTGGATTATATTTTAATCCTGGTTATTTTACCCCAGATTAATTTAAATAAGgattacaatttaaatatttgtacaaGATGAATCCAATATAAATCTTGATATAGTGTAATCCTGGTTAGTGGGTGATCCAGGTTTGTgcaatcattattattaatattgatattGTGCTTTAAGCCTGTCAGTCTATGAGAGTCAGACTTCTCTCTGGCAGAGCAGACCTGATCTCTGCTTCTGCTTCACAATGATCTttaattcactgtcatgttctcTCCAGCTAAACAtgataaaatcaaatacaagatacggGAAGAAAATGATCCTTCCAATGCAAATGctctaattaatattaaaatagagGAGGGTATATTTCAATGTTTCTGTCTGGGTTTACACAAAGTGTTTAGGTTGTTTTGAAGAATCGCAAGTGCAGCCTCCCTCATTTAGCCACcagtaaaaaacataataaaaaaagcaaaggaagcaaaacaaattcattccacaaatacaaaaagaaacaacaaacaaacaccaacaatGTGGTCTTTCAGTGCACATTGTGTTGAGTAGGTTTTGTTAAACACAGTGTCTTGAATTCTCATCTCTCAGAAACCATTTCAGGTACAGTAGTGTCTTTGTAGTTGCAGTTATATATAAACCATGTCTGCTAAACATATATAAACCATGTCTGCTAAACATATATAAACCATGTCTGCTAAACATGCGTCTGACCCTGACATTGATGTAACCTCATTTCTAGCGTCCAGCCACATTAATGATAACAATCACTAGCTTCTAGACTGTGCGGCCTATTCAATTGATATTAACACTGGCTCATCTTAATACCACAgatgtttaatattaaattagGACTCATTTTACTACTTGAAAGACAAAATACACTTAACATATGTTTGTTTTATCTGAGTTATATTCTCTTAATGATCACCAGTCAGTACACTGCTCTCAATACAGCAGCTATCCATTCATTCTCTTAATGATTTCCAGTCTGTACACTGCTCTCAATACAGTTCCAATACAGCAGCTATCCATTAGAAGTTAACCATTTCCATCATATTATTTTAACCTCTTATCAAcaatttttttcacaattaaCTTTGCTTTGAACAGTTGAGGAGTCTccagtttaaatattatttaggTTGAAGGAAATCAAGGTGTTTAAAATAGGTACACAGTGATAGACACAACACAGGCACGGTGACCAGCTTTTCAAAATGCAAGAAGGGGACACCTGTCTTTTTAAGGGGAAGAGGGGAGGTGCATATGATGTTTGAATGCTTCTTAACAACGTAACTCTTGTTGAATGATCTGCACTTTTCCTACTCCACGTGTATGACTGTTATCCCCATTCTTCTCTGAATTTGCACAGTTGCTTACTTTTGTTCTTTGGCAGAGTTGGCCTATAGGGCACTCCTTTCTTTACCGACACATCACTGTCAGTGTCACTTCAACTTTTAGAGTCAgctactgaaattaaaatattctacaaatattattttgtttgctgacCCCAAAGCAGATCAGTGTCAGGCTGTTGGGTATCATGTGACGTGAgtgtaaaaagtcacatgatagtGGGATTAAATAGTTTTATGTCTTAGTTTGGCCATCCAATGTGTCAGTCATTCAGGGGctgtgtaaggcattgcaaaattaTGCCGCAGGGGCGGGGCTTTGCTCCAAAtggatatgctatggtttgactgtggtgcTAAACTGTAACATTGCACTGTGTTTAGGAGGCATTTAGTCCAGGAACGGAAGttgatctttacatttagggACTGTCCTGCCCAACTGGGGGACTGGTGGTCACTCGAAACACAAGGATAGTTCCATTAATAGCTGAAGTTTGTTGGATATCAGCAAGAgtaaaaagagagagaaatgtaAATATCATTTATAGAGGATTTACATATAGGGTTAATTAAAAGTGTTTTGACGTGTTAGTATAGAAATGACTTTTCGTTAGCTTACAATCTCAACAGTCACCTTTCATTTTGttacacaaatctttttttgAAATTAACAATGAAATTACACATATTCAGCACATATTCAGCACGTAATAGGCTTACATTTTCTCTAGCTTCAGGCAAAGAAACATCAACATAAAAAACAACCTCCTCTGCTGGCTAGCTTTATATAGCTGGCTGTCTTCAGCCCTCCCTCGAAACTCACCCAAATGCGaagtacaaaaacacagcaattcTATCCTTGGCATGGAAATATATCAAGTACATTTGAATGACCATTTAATTTTACTTCTTTTCGTATGAAGATATTGAAACAGGCTTTTCTTGTAAGCTTagtaaccctttaaggaccatacaagtaacacgatcatactgagaATATGTAATATAGTTACAGAATATAATCAACATTTCTACCAATTTGagaaatgttttacatttgtcaGTAATTTCACCCCTCTGTTGAATTGTCATATGCCGGTGGCTCCATTGATACTGCACGTtaacagtatctctctctctctctctctctctctctctctctctctctctctctctctctctctctgcaataGAGATCCTAATTCTGTCATCTTCTCTGTTTCTCCAGAGCTGCCGCAGACTACACTCACCCTGGAGCCTCCACTCCCAGAGATATTCACCAGGGAGGAAGTCACTCTGAGGTGTGGGGTTCAGGGGGGTTCTACTGGCTGGAAATATCTCTGGTTCAAAGACAGTGAGGACAGTCCAGTGCCCCAGACTGCTGGCCGCAGTATAACTGATGACAGCTACACCATCACTGCAGCTGCTGTATCTGACCAGGGCCAGTACTGGTGTCGAGGACAAAGAGGAGATGAGCCACTCTACTCACAGATCAGTGATAAAGTGATATTAACTGtatctggtgagtttattaactcAGCTGCTACGATAATTTGCTAGTCCTACTGTGTCACTGTAGAGATGCTGCTGGGGGACTGGAATCTCTCTCCTCTTGCAGTTTCCTATCTGATTGTAAGGGAATGTGTCCTAATCCTatcctgttttctgtttcagaGGGCTGTCCCAAGGCTGTCCTGACCCTTCAGCCTGCCTGGACACAGATATTCCCAGGAGAGACAGTCACCCTGAGCTGTGAGGTGGAGGGGGGCTCTGCTGGCTGGAGGTTTAGACAGTACAGAGATGGATGTGAAGAGGCAGGGTGCAGTGATAAATACAGAAGTAGATATGAGGACAGCTGCTCAATCAGTACCGCTCTATATTCCCACAGTGGATTGTACTGGTGTGAGTCTGCATCAGGACAGGAGCGCAGTAATGTTGTCAACCTAACTGTGTCAGGTATGTCATTTACATTATAGATAATATTCAGACATGCTGTTGAATAATCTTGCACTCGGATTGGCTGAGAGGGTATTGTAATGTAATGATTGGCTTGCTGATTTGAGTAAAGTTGTCTCTGGATCTCCAGTCAGTATGAATTGTTGCTGCTCACAGTGACTGAATAGCAAACCTAGGTCTCTGactctaaagcccctttcacactgacacatCTACCCAGGTCTGGACCCAGGACCTGGCTGCCCAGGTCACAATCCAGcacagtgtgaaaccacatacctgggtcgatCCCAGATTgacgagacaaaatgcatgactgcCGTTCATGAGCTGACGTAATAACAAACAGTTccacaaggaacgtttctgtttagccATTATTGTGTGGATTGatacacagcatgagccagattgcagcagagattcagaaacatttgctctaatcaacatttggctGACGATTTAATCCatagaagcttggatggaagcgtctgtaacaagctgcttccagggcaatGTTCCGTGCATTGTGTggacttgcatctgtcacccaggtcaaccctgctttcaCGTACtcgacccacatgacaccgggtcctgacccaggcaggttctgacctgggtagagcatgccagtgtgaaaggggctttagactaGAATTCCCCCCTTctccccctacacacacacatacagacttatgcacacgcacacacacaaacacacgcacagacacacaaacacacacatgtttgtattcttatacttgtggggacttctcattgactgtcattatatttttatttactatttctaactccaatcagacaaaactccacacagggtgaaaggcgacaacaaactaaatattttggcacttttagttttctttaaaggcatatttaattcttaaaaaggtgttttacaaagtggggacgtccccacaacgttgtttttttcaggagttattatctttgtggggacatgtTCTCAAATTTtatccccacattgatagtaatacctgcccacacagacaaacacgtacacgcacacgcacacacacacacacacacacagatgcacacacacacaaagacacacacacgcgcacacgaacacacatgcgcgcacacacgcacacacaataaattagagataaaaaagcattacaaacatgctttttgtgttaaactgcagaCTCCTCAATCCTGCCCCGTCTCTCTGCCCTGTTCATCTGAACTCTGTCTGTCATCTCAAATCAATGGGTGATCCTGCAGACTCCTCAATCCTGACCCGTCTCTTAACCACTGCTGATTTGAACTCTTTCTGTCTTTTCAGATCAATGGGTGACCATACAAATTCTCCCCCAACCTGTGATTGAGGGAGACACTCTGACTCTGAGATGTCGTGTCTGGAGTTATACAGCTACAAGGATTGTCTTTTATAAAGATAATAAAGAGTTACAGTCCCGGCCTGGCACATAGCTAAGTGTGGATCGTGTTTCAAAGAGAGACGAGGGGTCCTACAAGTGCAAAGCGTGGTGGAACTCCTCCCTTTACTCTGGTGACTCTACAGAGGTGCGGGTGTCAGTGAGAGGTAGGTTCATTCtaacagctgagagagagagagagagagagagagagagagagagagagagagagagagagagagagagagagagagagagagagagagagagagagagagagtaatctTCTCTGTCTATAATGTCTCACAAATACATTAACTCTGGAGTCTATTCCAGCTGTGTTAATGTTCTCAGCACAACTCAGGTGCTAAAGTAACCGGTCCTAGCAAAGTTTTCTGATATGAAAGCTATTCCTGGTCTgaagtggtgtagtgctatatttagttCGCTATTCTCTACCTTCCCCTCCATCATCCCTACCACGTCACCAAGAGTCCTGAGCAGGTCTGAGTTTTACGACCTGTTTCCAACCCAGACCTGCTGCTACAGGACCTGACCTGAACCCACAACCCCCTGCAGCACCATCTTTAAtaacccgctttaataagacctgcaacccgacccgaacccaCAAGTGTTTggcctttacctactgcctgtaTTGACTGACTCTCTCATGGGTCTAAAAAACAAGATctgttccaattattacatctaattgtaaaacgctgacaccccagcacagcgttgatacaggttcccttcacctgTCTTACTCATTATACTAGACCAGGTACGCTATATTCAAACTTCTTTATTATTTATCTCTGAAGGGATTCTTATGACTATTGTAtctgcttatttgtatgggttatacacatgcatatctatctccatatattaataagagcaaaacagtgaaatattctacatgtgaagtACGGAAGTGATGCGCTGGCTGCCCAAGAGGTGAGGGGTCAGGGCTCCCTGCAGCCCCTGCAGCATTACACCCCTGCCCTGAATgtccgtcaagcattttgtctctctCAACCCAAATTAAACAAGTCAAATcatatcctgaggtgggtcgctgagACCGGGTtaacgacccaggtacgtgggaCTGTGACCATATCATTATAAATGTCTCTCCAATTGTGTCCTTTTTCTCTCTGCAGCACTTCCAAAGCCTGCCCTGAACTTGAAGCCTGCTGGAGAGATATTGGAAGGAGACACAATCACCCTGAGCTGCTCTTTTCAGCCTTATTCTACTGGCTGGAGATATCTGTGGTTTAAAGACAGGCAGGGAGCTCCAGTGCACCAGGCTGACAGCAGCAGTGGAGCTGGAGCCGGATACACAATCAGTGCTGCTGCTCTGTCCCACAGTGGAGAGTACTGGTGTCGAGCTGGACGGGGCAGCAACCCACTTTACTCACAATACAGCAATCCCATCTGGGTAAATGTAACTGGTGAGTAATACAGAATCTCCTTCCTTTTTACTAATGCTTTGCCCTCAGCAGTAGGGGGTGCTGTCTGGTTCTGGGAGAGGTGATTGGGAGCCTCAATCCtccagcatctctctctctctgtttttcaaTTTCTAATTATATTTCTATCTATGCCCCTCTCTCTACTAAAATATTTAAGTTTCCCATTAGGGCAAAGGTATTTCTAATATTCACAGTAAATGTTGtctatattcaaaataataatcttaGTGTGAGAGAATGGCTGCTTCTTCATTGCAACTTGAAGCAGCTTCATCAGGAATCATTCCAATCCCATCCTGCAGAATCAGCCCTGTCAGTCAAGGTGCATGGAACTCACTAGGTACCTTCCTCCCCACAGCGTCCTGGCACAGCGCTGCTGCTGTTGGCATAAGTGTGGGCTTCGTTGTGATTCTTGTCATTGTGTTCACTCTGCTTCTCCTCTATCACAAGATCAAAGGTGAGACTCCagtgttttattacatgtttCACTTGTTCTGTCACAGCACATATTCTGGTTCCTCCTGCGCTTGCTCTAGTGAAAAATAACTTCCATGATATTTTAAGCaccctgtttttaaatataatggtttctttaaataaatatgttctaTTTGTATATGCACAGTTAAACTAACAGTACAATAAACAAGCTGAAAGCAGTCTTATTCATTTGCAGGTTGCCCGTGTATCACTGGTGGTAAGTGGAGGTAAGTCAGCACAAGTATGTGTACAGACAGGGTCCTCCTCCACTGCAGCACTGACAAGCATTTCTCACGACTCCAGGATTCAATCTCAGCTTCTCTTCCAGCTTTACAAACACGTCTTTATTCTGGCAATGGTGTCCATGACTAGCAGTAGTGTCCCTCGATCCCCCAGTACAGATCATACTGGACAGGAAATGACAAGTCTGGGTAGAACACAAATACAAGAGAATCAATTGCAGAAGCATCCATTCTAACAAACAGTGAAGGTTCAAACTAAATGGGTGCTACTGGTATCCATGGAGACAGTATTGTGGGAATGAGGAATCCCAAGAGTATAAAATAAATTAGAAGTTAAAAGCACTTTCCCAGCTTGTGccacagaaacaatacaaatcttcagcatcGGCACTCACTACTACAAAGACAGTAATATAAACTTTTAACATTGTATTGGACAGAGGCGCTGTTTAGCATGCTAAGTGAGTAGATGCGTCTCAAGCTAGCTCCtacaaaataatttcttaattaaTGCAAACCTACTGTATTAGTTAGTTATTTCAGATTTACTACATTACAAAAGTTATTAGCACTTTTTACGATGTCAAAAATCAAGACCAAGCAAGCTCAGGCTGCAGAGACCTCGGAAACCGAACAAGTTGGCACGGCTGAACAAAGGCCAGACCACGCAGCTGAAGATGGCAGTGATTTGTCCCTGGCCTCGCCGGCAGCCTCGATGACTAGTATCCACGGCCTGATTGAATCTTTCCTGACCCGATCCTCCATCTCCACCCTACAAACCACCATTGAAGGCTACGGGAGCTGGCTGCCTTGGAAAAAATATGCTCCACCCTCACCAC comes from the Polyodon spathula isolate WHYD16114869_AA chromosome 60, ASM1765450v1, whole genome shotgun sequence genome and includes:
- the LOC121307889 gene encoding uncharacterized protein LOC121307889, which encodes MCLTLKFQEPSPIICIQTTHMWQAGYEPFRPLGAWPGPGGSTSKDSLQMLTVVSCSRQYEELPQTTLTLEPPLPEIFTREEVTLRCGVQGGSTGWKYLWFKDSEDSPVPQTAGRSITDDSYTITAAAVSDQGQYWCRGQRGDEPLYSQISDKVILTVSEGCPKAVLTLQPAWTQIFPGETVTLSCEVEGGSAGWRFRQYRDGCEEING